Proteins found in one Oncorhynchus mykiss isolate Arlee chromosome 17, USDA_OmykA_1.1, whole genome shotgun sequence genomic segment:
- the LOC110494882 gene encoding uncharacterized protein LOC110494882 isoform X1 codes for METSTTRTKRKEMGRSSDGQLTTKDGVVVGTPLQNVTVGGDTPMGDDNVPSMSEPMSTESPGSGCGVPAQRSSQQGPEMVSVKLEDCSQTLELNVIVKEEWEEREVKEEVENREVSDPDLEEEEAAVDSITDPGEISNPGSDSEPSSTASGNHKQHRRRNSRQKHHHCMDCFTSFYDPEELRRHTCRPHPCSDCRDSFICPTHLIPHQQTLKIKKPYMCGQCGKRFQTPSTLKTHQLTHTGKKPFHCAQCGKSFSDEGNRNKHQRIHTGEKPHQCSECGKNQLSHLKAHQQTHTGDNIFHCSPCGTGFTLEGCLQSHQRIHSGEKPHHCSQCGKSFNQAGDLKTHQRVHSGEKPYHCPQCGKSFSRAGRLSEHQKYHTGEKPYHCDQYGKSFHQMAEKSRAPVWDHYIELAPGKARCLICDNDISMGSAMAKSKNTTNLWNHLKNTHPKAHKEAMMKKANANSSQGKSDTDTSQATLLQLFNKQAKWQDKDPKWQDKDPKWQDKDPKWQDKDPKWQDKDPKWQDKDPKWQDKDPKWQDKDPKWQDKDPKWQDKDPKWQDKDPRAKKMDEAIIEMIATDNQPFTVVSGVGFQRLISLAEPLYRIKDETFFRTEMLDKTHERVVMKVKNLVAPGNAPHMAFTTDCWSGTTESLMSLTGHFIDDVWTRKQVVLNVKTMTGSHAGNYLGEMFLTTLEYWEIHTERVVLVLRDSGANMMKGVRLAELPDFSCSAHTLQLVINDGLSSQRAVLNIIAMLESCASHFDHSVLAKQRLGAIQEALGLPKHSIIQTVQTHWNFTLHMLQRMFEQRRALNAYAGEYGHISSLSATQWDIVSSLIETLAPMEEVTVEMSHSNSTAACIIPSVSVLKLMLQQEGSSTQGINTLRKTMLDSLTRRFSIAEETKCLVLATVLDPRYKSYAFASGTALEKAKEWLKEESDLLRKPNPRATAERTSEEEDTDPGAKKQRVQVDQPPSLVDSLYARILGSQQGRAGVQCSFDIEFERYLTEPVIDRKSGLPLEWWKQNENRFQSLAPLAKKFLCPPSSSVPSERVFSEVGNIYDKWRSRLTGDQADKLCFLHYNLKLLNWDY; via the exons ATGGAAACTTCCACGACCAGAACCAAAAGGAAAGAAATGGGGAGATCGTCAGATGGACAGTTAACCACAAAAGATGGTGTGGTTGTGGGCACTCCTCTTCAGAATGTAACTGTGGGGGGAGATACTCCAATGGGTGATGACAATGTG CCTTCAATGTCTGAACCAATGTCCACAGAGTCCCCGGGTTCTGGCTGTGGTGTTCCAGCCCAGAGAAGCTCACAGCAGGGTCCAGAGATGGTGTCAGTGAAGCTGGaggactgcagtcaaacactggaacTTAATGTGATTGTaaaagaggaatgggaggagagagaagtcaaagaggaggtggagaacaggGAAGTGTCTGATCCAGAcctagaggaagaggaggcagcAGTAGATAGTATCACTGACCCAG GAGAGATCTCCAACCCAGGTTCAGACAGTGAGCCCAGTTCCACAGCATCAGGAAACCATAAACAACACAGACGGAGGAACTCAAGACAGAAACATCACCACTGCATGGACTGCTTCACTAGTTTCTATGATCCAGAGGAGTTGAGAAGACACACTTGTAGGCCCCACCCCTGCTCAGATTGCAGAGACAGTTTTATTTGTCCAACTCACCTCATACCACACCAACAGACTCTCAAAATAAAGAAGCCTTACATGTGTGGTCAATGTGGCAAGAGATTTCAGACCCCAAGCACCTTGAAGACGCACCAGCTTACTCACACAGGAAAGAAGCCTTTCCATTGCgcccaatgtgggaagagtttcagtgATGAAGGAAATCGTAATAAAcatcagagaatacacacaggagagaagcctcatCAATGCTCTGAATGCGGGAAGAATCAGTTATCACATTTAAAGGCACACCAACAAACTCACACAGGAGACAATATTTTTCACTGCTCTCCGTGTGGGACTGGTTTTACGTTGGAAGGATGCCTTCAGAGTCATCAGAGAATTCACAGTGGAGAGAAGCCCCACCACTGTTCCCAATGCGGTAAAAGCTTCAATCAAGCAGGAGACCTAAAGACACatcagagagtacacagtggcgaGAAGCCCTACCACTGCCCCCAATGTGGAAAGAGCTTTAGTCGGGCAGGACGGCTAAGTGAACACCAGAAATATCACACCGGAGAGAAGCCATACCACTGTGATCAGTATGGGAAGAGTTTCCATCAG atggcagagaaaagcagagcaccagTGTGGGACCATTACATTgaattggcaccagggaaagcaaggtgtcttatttgtgataaCGATATAAGCATGGGGTCAGCAATGGCTAAATCCAAAAATACCACTAACCTGTGGAATCACCTTAagaacacccatccaaaagcccataAGGAAGCAATGATGAAAAAAGCAAACGCAAATTCTTCACAAGGGAAAAGTGATACAGACACATCGCAGGCTACACTCTTGCAACTGTTTAATAAACAAGCAAAATGGCAGGACAAAGATCCAAAATGGCAGGACAAAGATCCAAAATGGCAGGACAAAGATCCAAAATGGCAGGACAAAGATCCAAAATGGCAGGACAAAGATCCAAAATGGCAGGACAAAGATCCAAAATGGCAGGACAAAGATCCAAAATGGCAGGACAAAGATCCAAAATGGCAGGACAAAGATCCAAAATGGCAGGACAAAGATCCAAAATGGCAGGACAAAGATCCAAGGGCCAAGAAGATGGATGAAGCAATTATTGAGATGATTGCCACTGACAACCAGCCATTCACAGTGGTGTCTGGTGTTGGTTTTCAGCGGCTGATTAGTCTTGCTGAACCCCTGTACAGGATCAAAGATGAAACATTCTTTCGCACAGAAATGCTAGATAAAACACATGAAAGAGTTGTGATGAAAGTGAAGAATCTGGTGGCACCAGGGAACGCTCCACACATGGCATTCACAACGGACTGCTGGTCAGGCACTACAGAGTCCCTGATGAGCCTTACTGGACATTTCATTGACGATGTCTGGACAAGAAAGCAGGTTGTGCTGAATGTCAAGACTATGACTGGATCACACGCAGGAAACTACCTCGGAGAGATGTTTTTGACCACGTTGGAATACTGGGAAATCCACACAGAACGTGTAGTGCTGGTCCTCAGAGACAGTGGGGCAAACATGATGAAAGGTGTGAGACTGGCGGAGCTTCCAGACTTCAGCTGCAGTGCACACACCCTACAGCTTGTAATCAACGACGGCCTATCCAGTCAGAGAGCTGTGCTAAACATTATTGCCATGCTGGAGAGCTGTGCATCTCACTTTGACCACTCTGTACTGGCCAAACAGAGGCTGGGGGCCATTCAGGAAGCGCTTGGCCTCCCCAAACACAGCATCATCCAAACAGTTCAAACTCACTGGAACTTCACACTACACATGTTGCAGAGGATGTTTGAACAGAGGCGTGCACTGAATGCGTATGCAGGTGAATACGGACACATCAGCAGTTTGTCTGCTACACAGTGGGACATTGTCTCTAGCCTAATTGAGACTCTGGCACCTATGGAGGAGGTGACCGTGGAGATGAGCCACTCCAACTCTACAGCAGCATGCATCATCCCCAGTGTGTCGGTGCTGAAGCTGATGCTGCAGCAGGAGGGTTCTTCTACTCAAGGCATCAACACTTTACGGAAGACCATGTTGGACAGTCTGACAAGGAGGTTCTCCATAGCCGAGGAGACAAAGTGCCTGGTGCTGGCGACTGTCCTGGATCCACGTTACAAGAGCTATGCCTTCGCCTCAGGGACAGCACTAGAGAAAGCAAAAGAGTGGCTGAAGGAGGAGTCTGACCTACTAAGGAAACCAAATCCCAGAGCCACAGCAGAAAGGACGAGTGAAGAGGAGGACACAGATCCAGGTGCAAAAAAACAAAGAGTCCAGGTAGATCAGCCACCCAGTCTGGTGGACAGCCTCTACGCTAGAATCCTTGGAAGCCAACAGGGCAGGGCTGGAGTCCAGTGCAGTTTTGACATTGAGTTTGAGCGTTACCTCACAGAGCCTGTCATTGACAGAAAGAGCGGCTTGCCTTTGGAGTGGTGGAAGCAGAATGAGAACAGATTTCAATCACTCGCTCCACTGGCGAAGAAgtttctctgtcctccatcttCTTCGGTCCCAAGCGAGAGAGTGTTCAGTGAGGTGGGAAACATTTATGATAAGTGGAGGAGCAGACTGACAGGGGACCAGGCAGACAAGCTCTGCTTTCTacactacaacctaaaacttcttaactgggattATTGA
- the LOC110494882 gene encoding zinc finger BED domain-containing protein 4-like isoform X2, translated as MSEPMSTESPGSGCGVPAQRSSQQGPEMVSVKLEDCSQTLELNVIVKEEWEEREVKEEVENREVSDPDLEEEEAAVDSITDPGEISNPGSDSEPSSTASGNHKQHRRRNSRQKHHHCMDCFTSFYDPEELRRHTCRPHPCSDCRDSFICPTHLIPHQQTLKIKKPYMCGQCGKRFQTPSTLKTHQLTHTGKKPFHCAQCGKSFSDEGNRNKHQRIHTGEKPHQCSECGKNQLSHLKAHQQTHTGDNIFHCSPCGTGFTLEGCLQSHQRIHSGEKPHHCSQCGKSFNQAGDLKTHQRVHSGEKPYHCPQCGKSFSRAGRLSEHQKYHTGEKPYHCDQYGKSFHQMAEKSRAPVWDHYIELAPGKARCLICDNDISMGSAMAKSKNTTNLWNHLKNTHPKAHKEAMMKKANANSSQGKSDTDTSQATLLQLFNKQAKWQDKDPKWQDKDPKWQDKDPKWQDKDPKWQDKDPKWQDKDPKWQDKDPKWQDKDPKWQDKDPKWQDKDPKWQDKDPRAKKMDEAIIEMIATDNQPFTVVSGVGFQRLISLAEPLYRIKDETFFRTEMLDKTHERVVMKVKNLVAPGNAPHMAFTTDCWSGTTESLMSLTGHFIDDVWTRKQVVLNVKTMTGSHAGNYLGEMFLTTLEYWEIHTERVVLVLRDSGANMMKGVRLAELPDFSCSAHTLQLVINDGLSSQRAVLNIIAMLESCASHFDHSVLAKQRLGAIQEALGLPKHSIIQTVQTHWNFTLHMLQRMFEQRRALNAYAGEYGHISSLSATQWDIVSSLIETLAPMEEVTVEMSHSNSTAACIIPSVSVLKLMLQQEGSSTQGINTLRKTMLDSLTRRFSIAEETKCLVLATVLDPRYKSYAFASGTALEKAKEWLKEESDLLRKPNPRATAERTSEEEDTDPGAKKQRVQVDQPPSLVDSLYARILGSQQGRAGVQCSFDIEFERYLTEPVIDRKSGLPLEWWKQNENRFQSLAPLAKKFLCPPSSSVPSERVFSEVGNIYDKWRSRLTGDQADKLCFLHYNLKLLNWDY; from the exons ATGTCTGAACCAATGTCCACAGAGTCCCCGGGTTCTGGCTGTGGTGTTCCAGCCCAGAGAAGCTCACAGCAGGGTCCAGAGATGGTGTCAGTGAAGCTGGaggactgcagtcaaacactggaacTTAATGTGATTGTaaaagaggaatgggaggagagagaagtcaaagaggaggtggagaacaggGAAGTGTCTGATCCAGAcctagaggaagaggaggcagcAGTAGATAGTATCACTGACCCAG GAGAGATCTCCAACCCAGGTTCAGACAGTGAGCCCAGTTCCACAGCATCAGGAAACCATAAACAACACAGACGGAGGAACTCAAGACAGAAACATCACCACTGCATGGACTGCTTCACTAGTTTCTATGATCCAGAGGAGTTGAGAAGACACACTTGTAGGCCCCACCCCTGCTCAGATTGCAGAGACAGTTTTATTTGTCCAACTCACCTCATACCACACCAACAGACTCTCAAAATAAAGAAGCCTTACATGTGTGGTCAATGTGGCAAGAGATTTCAGACCCCAAGCACCTTGAAGACGCACCAGCTTACTCACACAGGAAAGAAGCCTTTCCATTGCgcccaatgtgggaagagtttcagtgATGAAGGAAATCGTAATAAAcatcagagaatacacacaggagagaagcctcatCAATGCTCTGAATGCGGGAAGAATCAGTTATCACATTTAAAGGCACACCAACAAACTCACACAGGAGACAATATTTTTCACTGCTCTCCGTGTGGGACTGGTTTTACGTTGGAAGGATGCCTTCAGAGTCATCAGAGAATTCACAGTGGAGAGAAGCCCCACCACTGTTCCCAATGCGGTAAAAGCTTCAATCAAGCAGGAGACCTAAAGACACatcagagagtacacagtggcgaGAAGCCCTACCACTGCCCCCAATGTGGAAAGAGCTTTAGTCGGGCAGGACGGCTAAGTGAACACCAGAAATATCACACCGGAGAGAAGCCATACCACTGTGATCAGTATGGGAAGAGTTTCCATCAG atggcagagaaaagcagagcaccagTGTGGGACCATTACATTgaattggcaccagggaaagcaaggtgtcttatttgtgataaCGATATAAGCATGGGGTCAGCAATGGCTAAATCCAAAAATACCACTAACCTGTGGAATCACCTTAagaacacccatccaaaagcccataAGGAAGCAATGATGAAAAAAGCAAACGCAAATTCTTCACAAGGGAAAAGTGATACAGACACATCGCAGGCTACACTCTTGCAACTGTTTAATAAACAAGCAAAATGGCAGGACAAAGATCCAAAATGGCAGGACAAAGATCCAAAATGGCAGGACAAAGATCCAAAATGGCAGGACAAAGATCCAAAATGGCAGGACAAAGATCCAAAATGGCAGGACAAAGATCCAAAATGGCAGGACAAAGATCCAAAATGGCAGGACAAAGATCCAAAATGGCAGGACAAAGATCCAAAATGGCAGGACAAAGATCCAAAATGGCAGGACAAAGATCCAAGGGCCAAGAAGATGGATGAAGCAATTATTGAGATGATTGCCACTGACAACCAGCCATTCACAGTGGTGTCTGGTGTTGGTTTTCAGCGGCTGATTAGTCTTGCTGAACCCCTGTACAGGATCAAAGATGAAACATTCTTTCGCACAGAAATGCTAGATAAAACACATGAAAGAGTTGTGATGAAAGTGAAGAATCTGGTGGCACCAGGGAACGCTCCACACATGGCATTCACAACGGACTGCTGGTCAGGCACTACAGAGTCCCTGATGAGCCTTACTGGACATTTCATTGACGATGTCTGGACAAGAAAGCAGGTTGTGCTGAATGTCAAGACTATGACTGGATCACACGCAGGAAACTACCTCGGAGAGATGTTTTTGACCACGTTGGAATACTGGGAAATCCACACAGAACGTGTAGTGCTGGTCCTCAGAGACAGTGGGGCAAACATGATGAAAGGTGTGAGACTGGCGGAGCTTCCAGACTTCAGCTGCAGTGCACACACCCTACAGCTTGTAATCAACGACGGCCTATCCAGTCAGAGAGCTGTGCTAAACATTATTGCCATGCTGGAGAGCTGTGCATCTCACTTTGACCACTCTGTACTGGCCAAACAGAGGCTGGGGGCCATTCAGGAAGCGCTTGGCCTCCCCAAACACAGCATCATCCAAACAGTTCAAACTCACTGGAACTTCACACTACACATGTTGCAGAGGATGTTTGAACAGAGGCGTGCACTGAATGCGTATGCAGGTGAATACGGACACATCAGCAGTTTGTCTGCTACACAGTGGGACATTGTCTCTAGCCTAATTGAGACTCTGGCACCTATGGAGGAGGTGACCGTGGAGATGAGCCACTCCAACTCTACAGCAGCATGCATCATCCCCAGTGTGTCGGTGCTGAAGCTGATGCTGCAGCAGGAGGGTTCTTCTACTCAAGGCATCAACACTTTACGGAAGACCATGTTGGACAGTCTGACAAGGAGGTTCTCCATAGCCGAGGAGACAAAGTGCCTGGTGCTGGCGACTGTCCTGGATCCACGTTACAAGAGCTATGCCTTCGCCTCAGGGACAGCACTAGAGAAAGCAAAAGAGTGGCTGAAGGAGGAGTCTGACCTACTAAGGAAACCAAATCCCAGAGCCACAGCAGAAAGGACGAGTGAAGAGGAGGACACAGATCCAGGTGCAAAAAAACAAAGAGTCCAGGTAGATCAGCCACCCAGTCTGGTGGACAGCCTCTACGCTAGAATCCTTGGAAGCCAACAGGGCAGGGCTGGAGTCCAGTGCAGTTTTGACATTGAGTTTGAGCGTTACCTCACAGAGCCTGTCATTGACAGAAAGAGCGGCTTGCCTTTGGAGTGGTGGAAGCAGAATGAGAACAGATTTCAATCACTCGCTCCACTGGCGAAGAAgtttctctgtcctccatcttCTTCGGTCCCAAGCGAGAGAGTGTTCAGTGAGGTGGGAAACATTTATGATAAGTGGAGGAGCAGACTGACAGGGGACCAGGCAGACAAGCTCTGCTTTCTacactacaacctaaaacttcttaactgggattATTGA
- the LOC110494882 gene encoding zinc finger BED domain-containing protein 4-like isoform X3, with protein sequence MVSVKLEDCSQTLELNVIVKEEWEEREVKEEVENREVSDPDLEEEEAAVDSITDPGEISNPGSDSEPSSTASGNHKQHRRRNSRQKHHHCMDCFTSFYDPEELRRHTCRPHPCSDCRDSFICPTHLIPHQQTLKIKKPYMCGQCGKRFQTPSTLKTHQLTHTGKKPFHCAQCGKSFSDEGNRNKHQRIHTGEKPHQCSECGKNQLSHLKAHQQTHTGDNIFHCSPCGTGFTLEGCLQSHQRIHSGEKPHHCSQCGKSFNQAGDLKTHQRVHSGEKPYHCPQCGKSFSRAGRLSEHQKYHTGEKPYHCDQYGKSFHQMAEKSRAPVWDHYIELAPGKARCLICDNDISMGSAMAKSKNTTNLWNHLKNTHPKAHKEAMMKKANANSSQGKSDTDTSQATLLQLFNKQAKWQDKDPKWQDKDPKWQDKDPKWQDKDPKWQDKDPKWQDKDPKWQDKDPKWQDKDPKWQDKDPKWQDKDPKWQDKDPRAKKMDEAIIEMIATDNQPFTVVSGVGFQRLISLAEPLYRIKDETFFRTEMLDKTHERVVMKVKNLVAPGNAPHMAFTTDCWSGTTESLMSLTGHFIDDVWTRKQVVLNVKTMTGSHAGNYLGEMFLTTLEYWEIHTERVVLVLRDSGANMMKGVRLAELPDFSCSAHTLQLVINDGLSSQRAVLNIIAMLESCASHFDHSVLAKQRLGAIQEALGLPKHSIIQTVQTHWNFTLHMLQRMFEQRRALNAYAGEYGHISSLSATQWDIVSSLIETLAPMEEVTVEMSHSNSTAACIIPSVSVLKLMLQQEGSSTQGINTLRKTMLDSLTRRFSIAEETKCLVLATVLDPRYKSYAFASGTALEKAKEWLKEESDLLRKPNPRATAERTSEEEDTDPGAKKQRVQVDQPPSLVDSLYARILGSQQGRAGVQCSFDIEFERYLTEPVIDRKSGLPLEWWKQNENRFQSLAPLAKKFLCPPSSSVPSERVFSEVGNIYDKWRSRLTGDQADKLCFLHYNLKLLNWDY encoded by the exons ATGGTGTCAGTGAAGCTGGaggactgcagtcaaacactggaacTTAATGTGATTGTaaaagaggaatgggaggagagagaagtcaaagaggaggtggagaacaggGAAGTGTCTGATCCAGAcctagaggaagaggaggcagcAGTAGATAGTATCACTGACCCAG GAGAGATCTCCAACCCAGGTTCAGACAGTGAGCCCAGTTCCACAGCATCAGGAAACCATAAACAACACAGACGGAGGAACTCAAGACAGAAACATCACCACTGCATGGACTGCTTCACTAGTTTCTATGATCCAGAGGAGTTGAGAAGACACACTTGTAGGCCCCACCCCTGCTCAGATTGCAGAGACAGTTTTATTTGTCCAACTCACCTCATACCACACCAACAGACTCTCAAAATAAAGAAGCCTTACATGTGTGGTCAATGTGGCAAGAGATTTCAGACCCCAAGCACCTTGAAGACGCACCAGCTTACTCACACAGGAAAGAAGCCTTTCCATTGCgcccaatgtgggaagagtttcagtgATGAAGGAAATCGTAATAAAcatcagagaatacacacaggagagaagcctcatCAATGCTCTGAATGCGGGAAGAATCAGTTATCACATTTAAAGGCACACCAACAAACTCACACAGGAGACAATATTTTTCACTGCTCTCCGTGTGGGACTGGTTTTACGTTGGAAGGATGCCTTCAGAGTCATCAGAGAATTCACAGTGGAGAGAAGCCCCACCACTGTTCCCAATGCGGTAAAAGCTTCAATCAAGCAGGAGACCTAAAGACACatcagagagtacacagtggcgaGAAGCCCTACCACTGCCCCCAATGTGGAAAGAGCTTTAGTCGGGCAGGACGGCTAAGTGAACACCAGAAATATCACACCGGAGAGAAGCCATACCACTGTGATCAGTATGGGAAGAGTTTCCATCAG atggcagagaaaagcagagcaccagTGTGGGACCATTACATTgaattggcaccagggaaagcaaggtgtcttatttgtgataaCGATATAAGCATGGGGTCAGCAATGGCTAAATCCAAAAATACCACTAACCTGTGGAATCACCTTAagaacacccatccaaaagcccataAGGAAGCAATGATGAAAAAAGCAAACGCAAATTCTTCACAAGGGAAAAGTGATACAGACACATCGCAGGCTACACTCTTGCAACTGTTTAATAAACAAGCAAAATGGCAGGACAAAGATCCAAAATGGCAGGACAAAGATCCAAAATGGCAGGACAAAGATCCAAAATGGCAGGACAAAGATCCAAAATGGCAGGACAAAGATCCAAAATGGCAGGACAAAGATCCAAAATGGCAGGACAAAGATCCAAAATGGCAGGACAAAGATCCAAAATGGCAGGACAAAGATCCAAAATGGCAGGACAAAGATCCAAAATGGCAGGACAAAGATCCAAGGGCCAAGAAGATGGATGAAGCAATTATTGAGATGATTGCCACTGACAACCAGCCATTCACAGTGGTGTCTGGTGTTGGTTTTCAGCGGCTGATTAGTCTTGCTGAACCCCTGTACAGGATCAAAGATGAAACATTCTTTCGCACAGAAATGCTAGATAAAACACATGAAAGAGTTGTGATGAAAGTGAAGAATCTGGTGGCACCAGGGAACGCTCCACACATGGCATTCACAACGGACTGCTGGTCAGGCACTACAGAGTCCCTGATGAGCCTTACTGGACATTTCATTGACGATGTCTGGACAAGAAAGCAGGTTGTGCTGAATGTCAAGACTATGACTGGATCACACGCAGGAAACTACCTCGGAGAGATGTTTTTGACCACGTTGGAATACTGGGAAATCCACACAGAACGTGTAGTGCTGGTCCTCAGAGACAGTGGGGCAAACATGATGAAAGGTGTGAGACTGGCGGAGCTTCCAGACTTCAGCTGCAGTGCACACACCCTACAGCTTGTAATCAACGACGGCCTATCCAGTCAGAGAGCTGTGCTAAACATTATTGCCATGCTGGAGAGCTGTGCATCTCACTTTGACCACTCTGTACTGGCCAAACAGAGGCTGGGGGCCATTCAGGAAGCGCTTGGCCTCCCCAAACACAGCATCATCCAAACAGTTCAAACTCACTGGAACTTCACACTACACATGTTGCAGAGGATGTTTGAACAGAGGCGTGCACTGAATGCGTATGCAGGTGAATACGGACACATCAGCAGTTTGTCTGCTACACAGTGGGACATTGTCTCTAGCCTAATTGAGACTCTGGCACCTATGGAGGAGGTGACCGTGGAGATGAGCCACTCCAACTCTACAGCAGCATGCATCATCCCCAGTGTGTCGGTGCTGAAGCTGATGCTGCAGCAGGAGGGTTCTTCTACTCAAGGCATCAACACTTTACGGAAGACCATGTTGGACAGTCTGACAAGGAGGTTCTCCATAGCCGAGGAGACAAAGTGCCTGGTGCTGGCGACTGTCCTGGATCCACGTTACAAGAGCTATGCCTTCGCCTCAGGGACAGCACTAGAGAAAGCAAAAGAGTGGCTGAAGGAGGAGTCTGACCTACTAAGGAAACCAAATCCCAGAGCCACAGCAGAAAGGACGAGTGAAGAGGAGGACACAGATCCAGGTGCAAAAAAACAAAGAGTCCAGGTAGATCAGCCACCCAGTCTGGTGGACAGCCTCTACGCTAGAATCCTTGGAAGCCAACAGGGCAGGGCTGGAGTCCAGTGCAGTTTTGACATTGAGTTTGAGCGTTACCTCACAGAGCCTGTCATTGACAGAAAGAGCGGCTTGCCTTTGGAGTGGTGGAAGCAGAATGAGAACAGATTTCAATCACTCGCTCCACTGGCGAAGAAgtttctctgtcctccatcttCTTCGGTCCCAAGCGAGAGAGTGTTCAGTGAGGTGGGAAACATTTATGATAAGTGGAGGAGCAGACTGACAGGGGACCAGGCAGACAAGCTCTGCTTTCTacactacaacctaaaacttcttaactgggattATTGA